A single region of the Pontibacter kalidii genome encodes:
- a CDS encoding DUF1972 domain-containing protein, translated as MKIAILGTRGVPANYGGFETCAEEISVELARRGHEVLVYGRKGNYNDQENYYKGVRIYHIPRLKGKVTETFSNTLLSMFHVLAQKVDIIYVMNTANSPICIIPWLLGKRVVINVDGLEWRRKKWGWFGRNYYQFAERLSTIFSDRVISDSMGIRDYYLERYKTDSTFIAYGAQIEQSTRPEILQEYGLEPGSYFFVASRLEPENNADLTVKAFEKVKTDKQLVIAGGANYKSSFIKNLEKTTDKRIRFLGPVYKEGHIKELHCHCYAYVHGNEVGGTNPALLKALGYGNTVLALDVPFNAEVIKDAGIMYQRSSEDLAEKMQFLVDNPYVRSTFSTKAINRILEDYTWTKITDEYEQFFKDVMAGAFKKGVNEKELIRTS; from the coding sequence ATGAAAATAGCAATATTAGGTACCAGAGGTGTCCCAGCCAATTACGGAGGATTTGAGACCTGTGCTGAGGAAATAAGTGTGGAATTAGCCAGAAGAGGCCATGAAGTTTTGGTATATGGTAGAAAGGGAAACTACAATGATCAGGAAAATTATTACAAAGGCGTCAGAATTTATCACATCCCGAGATTGAAAGGGAAAGTCACTGAGACATTTTCAAATACATTGCTTTCAATGTTTCATGTATTAGCCCAGAAAGTAGATATTATCTATGTAATGAATACCGCCAACAGTCCCATTTGCATCATACCTTGGCTCTTAGGGAAAAGGGTAGTAATTAATGTTGATGGGCTGGAGTGGAGGCGAAAAAAATGGGGTTGGTTTGGTCGTAATTATTATCAGTTTGCGGAAAGGCTGTCTACTATTTTTTCAGACAGGGTAATTTCAGACTCAATGGGTATCAGAGACTACTATCTTGAAAGGTATAAAACAGATTCTACATTTATCGCTTATGGTGCCCAGATAGAACAGTCTACAAGGCCTGAGATACTACAAGAATATGGGTTAGAACCAGGCAGCTACTTTTTTGTTGCGAGTCGACTAGAGCCAGAAAACAATGCTGATTTAACGGTAAAAGCTTTTGAAAAAGTAAAGACAGACAAACAACTGGTGATTGCGGGTGGTGCTAATTACAAAAGCAGCTTTATTAAAAACCTAGAAAAAACAACAGATAAAAGGATCCGTTTTTTAGGTCCTGTATACAAAGAAGGGCACATCAAAGAGCTGCATTGTCACTGTTATGCCTACGTCCATGGAAATGAAGTTGGAGGCACCAATCCAGCTCTGTTAAAGGCCTTGGGATATGGTAATACAGTTTTGGCATTAGACGTGCCTTTCAATGCTGAAGTAATAAAAGATGCAGGAATTATGTATCAAAGATCATCAGAGGATCTTGCCGAGAAGATGCAATTTCTTGTAGACAACCCTTACGTGAGGTCAACCTTCAGTACGAAGGCAATCAACAGAATACTAGAAGATTATACCTGGACGAAAATAACTGACGAATACGAACAATTTTTTAAGGATGTAATGGCTGGTGCATTCAAGAAAGGTGTCAATGAAAAGGAGCTTATTCGTACTTCATAA
- a CDS encoding NAD-dependent epimerase/dehydratase family protein — MVTSLVTGGAGFIGGHVTNELIGLGHRVIVVDDLSGGYEDNINPKAEFILGSITDHELVQKIFADNRIDYVYHLAAYAAEGLSHFIRRFNYTNNLIGSINLINESIKAKVKCFVFTSSIAVYGAGQLPMSEDMVPAPEDPYGISKFAVEQDLKSAHSMFGLDYIIFRPHNVYGEYQNIADRYRNVLGIFMNQILQNKPLTVFGDGSQTRAFSYIGDVAPYIANSVNVPEAYGQTFNIGADQDYSVNELATTIMEIMGKEVAIEHLPPRNEVLHAYSDHTKAKEVFHITNYTTLREGVARMADWVNQHGARKTKPFHEIEILEKLPSVWVSDQEPANIVSSDNNILK; from the coding sequence ATGGTAACTTCCTTAGTAACTGGTGGCGCTGGCTTTATTGGCGGCCACGTAACAAATGAATTAATCGGCCTTGGTCATCGGGTAATTGTTGTTGATGATTTAAGTGGTGGCTATGAAGACAACATCAACCCCAAGGCTGAATTTATACTTGGATCTATAACCGATCATGAGCTGGTCCAAAAGATTTTTGCTGATAACCGGATTGATTATGTTTATCACTTGGCAGCCTATGCCGCTGAAGGATTGAGTCATTTTATCAGGAGGTTCAACTATACTAATAACCTCATTGGTAGCATCAACCTGATCAATGAATCCATTAAAGCAAAGGTTAAATGCTTTGTTTTTACATCTTCTATAGCTGTTTATGGTGCCGGACAGCTCCCGATGAGTGAAGACATGGTACCTGCACCAGAGGATCCCTATGGTATATCAAAATTTGCAGTGGAACAGGACTTAAAATCTGCACACAGCATGTTTGGTCTGGACTACATTATCTTCAGGCCACACAATGTTTATGGAGAGTATCAGAACATTGCGGATCGCTATCGAAACGTTCTGGGCATTTTCATGAACCAGATACTTCAGAACAAACCTCTGACAGTTTTTGGAGATGGATCTCAAACCCGTGCTTTTAGTTACATAGGGGATGTAGCTCCTTACATAGCCAATTCGGTTAACGTTCCAGAAGCGTACGGTCAGACTTTTAACATCGGTGCCGATCAGGACTATTCAGTCAATGAGCTAGCTACTACCATCATGGAGATAATGGGAAAGGAAGTAGCGATAGAGCATCTACCTCCCCGAAACGAAGTGCTCCATGCCTATTCAGACCATACCAAAGCTAAAGAAGTCTTCCACATTACAAACTATACAACATTAAGGGAAGGGGTGGCTCGAATGGCTGATTGGGTAAATCAACATGGAGCTCGTAAAACCAAACCCTTTCATGAAATCGAAATTTTGGAAAAGCTTCCATCGGTATGGGTTAGTGATCAGGAACCTGCTAACATTGTTTCCTCAGATAACAACATTTTAAAGTAG
- a CDS encoding LicD family protein, which yields MSLNELFPDKREEGETLIKQCQLVMLRMLQIMDHLCNKHHIQYFLVGGSLLGAIRHQGFIPWDDDLDVGMTRENYEKFVELVVPALPQDIFFQNSETDRNYPYSEQVEARLRDKYSNYTLNNDQWHEGLQVDIFVYDRAFLPHNYFIILQNMLLGLLGSDAKRAKALKWINKHVPLPLVYASSYLQKPGMWKFGANYIEEEELRKLIKVKYEDMQATIPAGWDKCLKRQYGNYMQLPPLEKQKGHHSVADLPNPFTPCRHTEILYWQAAKQA from the coding sequence ATGAGCCTGAATGAGCTATTTCCGGATAAGAGAGAAGAAGGTGAGACACTGATAAAGCAGTGCCAGCTGGTGATGCTGCGCATGCTCCAGATTATGGACCATCTGTGTAACAAGCACCATATACAGTATTTCTTAGTAGGTGGTTCTTTATTAGGTGCTATTCGCCATCAGGGCTTTATTCCCTGGGACGATGATCTGGACGTGGGCATGACCCGGGAGAATTATGAAAAATTTGTAGAATTGGTCGTACCGGCACTTCCACAGGATATCTTTTTTCAAAACAGTGAAACGGATCGAAATTACCCTTATAGTGAGCAGGTCGAGGCACGTTTAAGGGACAAGTACAGTAACTATACCCTCAACAACGACCAATGGCATGAAGGGCTGCAGGTTGATATCTTCGTTTACGACCGGGCGTTCCTGCCGCACAACTACTTCATCATTTTACAAAACATGCTCCTCGGCCTGTTAGGCAGCGATGCCAAAAGGGCAAAAGCGTTGAAGTGGATTAACAAACACGTGCCCCTCCCTTTGGTATATGCCAGCAGCTACCTGCAAAAACCGGGGATGTGGAAATTTGGAGCAAATTATATCGAAGAAGAAGAGCTCCGCAAACTGATCAAAGTCAAATACGAAGACATGCAGGCCACCATTCCTGCCGGATGGGACAAGTGTCTGAAAAGGCAGTACGGAAACTACATGCAACTCCCCCCTCTTGAAAAACAGAAAGGACACCATAGCGTAGCAGATCTGCCAAATCCTTTTACACCGTGTCGGCATACAGAAATACTCTACTGGCAAGCAGCAAAACAAGCTTAG
- a CDS encoding O-antigen ligase family protein, whose amino-acid sequence MKVSLLVLALLLAGLDYFVSKELNFLIICGVLLLLLPQDKAAVYGQLFRLLWPVTLLIGIGFLAGLMNLQELNRDFYRDIFLFAGVLVYIIGGVLLSKYVQSSDTFFQYFSLVVVLSSILHLGLVAANFGHFESLQKYREATGMTNLSEAIYVSFLFARLFNKEFRKLIPSLYGVNKIFAAVILVSFLLYFSRTMILTSVVLTFFLSNLINIRYFISSRNRRLPYAVLFLALIIVSSGFVVSLLPPQGFVTTLVEKFERAPEEVLWEDKNNYATPLADIRDNWRGYEASQGLKMFYKASDLKKFFGHGFGALIDLELRMRLAGKEYEKVPIIHNGYVALLVKSGILGLLFYLVFIYKVGFSKIDEHANQDVELYYYYQMLSGISVVLILNTFTMTGLFSQGSAYISIIMGLFIGIIKRKELSGSINSLHTSSHKKHVYSTVRG is encoded by the coding sequence ATGAAGGTAAGTTTACTGGTGCTTGCATTGCTACTGGCAGGTCTTGACTATTTTGTAAGCAAGGAGCTTAATTTCCTGATAATCTGTGGGGTATTGCTTCTGCTGTTGCCACAAGATAAAGCAGCAGTGTATGGGCAATTGTTCAGACTCCTCTGGCCAGTTACACTTTTAATAGGAATTGGTTTTCTAGCGGGTTTAATGAATCTGCAAGAATTGAACAGAGACTTTTACCGGGATATTTTCCTGTTTGCAGGTGTGCTCGTCTATATAATTGGTGGTGTGCTGTTAAGCAAGTATGTCCAAAGCTCCGATACCTTTTTCCAGTACTTTTCTTTGGTAGTGGTTTTATCCTCTATCCTTCACCTCGGGCTGGTGGCAGCCAACTTTGGTCACTTTGAGTCTCTTCAGAAATACCGGGAGGCAACAGGCATGACCAATCTGAGCGAAGCAATTTATGTTAGTTTTCTATTCGCCCGCCTTTTCAATAAGGAATTTCGAAAACTGATTCCCTCTCTTTATGGGGTTAACAAGATTTTTGCTGCTGTTATCCTTGTTTCTTTTTTGCTGTACTTCTCCAGAACAATGATCTTAACATCTGTCGTACTTACTTTTTTCTTAAGCAACCTAATTAACATCCGGTACTTTATTTCGAGCAGAAACAGACGTCTGCCCTATGCTGTGCTCTTCTTAGCACTCATCATTGTCTCTTCTGGCTTTGTCGTTTCTTTACTCCCACCACAGGGGTTTGTCACCACTTTGGTTGAAAAATTTGAAAGGGCTCCTGAAGAAGTACTCTGGGAAGATAAAAATAACTATGCCACGCCCCTGGCTGATATTCGGGATAACTGGAGAGGGTATGAAGCCTCACAAGGTTTAAAGATGTTTTACAAGGCGAGTGACCTAAAGAAATTTTTTGGTCATGGCTTCGGAGCATTAATTGATTTAGAACTTAGAATGAGATTAGCGGGAAAAGAATATGAGAAGGTACCCATCATACATAATGGATATGTAGCCTTACTAGTGAAGAGCGGAATCTTAGGCTTACTATTTTACTTAGTCTTTATTTACAAAGTTGGCTTCTCTAAAATTGATGAGCATGCTAATCAAGATGTAGAACTTTACTACTATTACCAGATGCTTTCCGGGATAAGTGTTGTACTCATTCTAAATACGTTTACTATGACAGGACTTTTTAGTCAAGGTAGTGCCTATATATCCATTATCATGGGACTGTTTATAGGAATTATTAAGAGAAAGGAGCTTTCAGGCTCAATCAATTCCTTGCATACAAGTTCACATAAGAAACATGTATACTCTACAGTAAGAGGGTAA
- a CDS encoding GNAT family N-acetyltransferase codes for MIGIAKEEMEERKVAIKAAVPCSFIELLAGHDALELLSDPTFQAAWNELYESCPWATVFQSKTFVLTWYSLYTEEYLPILVKSSTNDKLTGLLLLAKSNKGTIVGAGANRAEYQTWLAEAAEGVKFIKEALGEVRKAFPTCDIILKFIPPNVPLEWARKEAPWRRICVLRAFNQPLWELENEKIARRLKKQKSKINHLKKLGELTLEVITTVEQFRSIIDFIIIQSDFRKGAIYNTTPFQEDPQRKELLLKLFEKDFLHVSIIKLNEKIIAAKVATKADNCIISQGVSSYAPAYAPYSPGMLHFLFLAKRLMHEGCSTFDLTPGEDAFKKELATKNLLASELHITGTAKSLVTARCTKLYFDNVVKKKAKIYALFSRIGISPKTLRQTIRKIKIVAETVRHTKPNDSEATLWGSQFLLKSRISLKYKVFKIRASSVAKLKENIKIDDLEDLLKYDSSSKLLRGEFLTNAMGKFELGQHAYTLTEGTCLLCCVWVKEQARNSKGSAVELKHAIPDGSKLIYNVYCHPKGRSQLQDFLATVSNLISSDREIYAVINVADKFLCSTLQKEAFIERVS; via the coding sequence ATGATTGGGATTGCGAAAGAAGAAATGGAGGAGAGAAAGGTCGCTATAAAGGCTGCTGTGCCCTGTAGTTTCATAGAATTGCTTGCAGGACATGATGCATTGGAATTGTTGTCTGATCCTACTTTCCAGGCCGCGTGGAACGAGCTCTATGAATCATGTCCCTGGGCTACTGTTTTTCAGAGCAAAACGTTCGTGCTAACCTGGTATTCGCTTTATACAGAAGAGTATTTACCCATTCTTGTTAAGTCTTCCACCAACGATAAACTAACGGGCCTTCTCTTGCTGGCAAAAAGTAACAAAGGAACTATCGTTGGAGCGGGAGCAAACCGAGCCGAATACCAGACCTGGTTGGCTGAGGCTGCGGAGGGAGTAAAGTTTATAAAAGAAGCACTGGGTGAGGTCAGAAAAGCCTTTCCAACGTGCGACATAATACTCAAATTTATACCTCCCAATGTACCTCTGGAATGGGCACGTAAAGAGGCGCCTTGGAGGAGAATATGCGTCTTACGAGCTTTTAATCAACCTCTATGGGAACTTGAAAACGAAAAGATTGCAAGACGTTTAAAAAAACAAAAAAGTAAAATCAACCACTTAAAAAAACTGGGCGAACTGACGCTGGAAGTGATCACCACTGTCGAACAGTTTAGATCTATTATAGACTTTATTATAATACAATCAGATTTTAGAAAAGGAGCAATTTATAATACCACACCTTTTCAGGAAGATCCACAGCGAAAAGAGCTCTTACTAAAACTATTTGAGAAAGATTTCCTACATGTGAGTATCATCAAGCTGAATGAGAAAATCATCGCGGCTAAGGTTGCCACAAAAGCTGACAATTGTATCATTTCGCAAGGTGTGAGCTCTTACGCACCCGCTTATGCGCCTTATTCCCCCGGCATGCTGCATTTCCTGTTCTTGGCAAAGCGTTTGATGCACGAAGGCTGCTCTACATTTGATCTTACGCCAGGAGAAGACGCTTTTAAAAAGGAGTTGGCAACAAAAAACTTGCTGGCTTCTGAGTTACATATTACCGGTACTGCGAAATCCTTGGTGACCGCCCGATGCACGAAGCTATACTTTGATAATGTAGTAAAGAAGAAGGCAAAGATCTATGCTCTCTTTTCAAGGATTGGCATTAGCCCTAAGACATTAAGACAAACTATACGGAAAATAAAGATAGTTGCAGAAACAGTACGGCACACTAAACCCAACGATTCTGAGGCCACACTTTGGGGAAGTCAGTTTCTGTTGAAAAGCAGAATCTCCCTAAAGTATAAAGTCTTTAAAATCAGAGCAAGCAGTGTTGCCAAGCTCAAAGAAAATATAAAGATAGATGATCTGGAAGATCTGTTAAAGTATGATTCAAGTTCTAAATTATTGCGCGGAGAGTTCTTGACTAACGCAATGGGAAAATTTGAACTGGGCCAACATGCTTATACTTTAACAGAGGGCACCTGTTTACTCTGTTGTGTATGGGTAAAAGAACAGGCCCGTAACTCTAAGGGTTCTGCTGTTGAGTTGAAACACGCAATTCCGGATGGATCGAAGCTAATCTACAATGTGTACTGCCACCCCAAAGGCAGGAGCCAACTCCAAGATTTTCTCGCTACTGTTTCAAATTTAATTTCATCTGATAGAGAAATATATGCCGTGATTAATGTTGCAGATAAGTTTCTTTGTTCAACTCTTCAGAAAGAGGCCTTTATAGAAAGGGTTTCTTAA
- a CDS encoding glycosyltransferase family 4 protein yields the protein MAILMIARSTLYKSPGGDTTQIEMTAKYLRLLGVEVAIALADETIDYTKYRLIHFFNLIRPDDILPHLSSGLPFVISTIFVDYSEFDKQARKGLSGLLFRLLSKGQIEYLKAVARYFVKGDKIKSLYFLLHGQNKSIEYILRRSELLLPNSHSEYRRLSNCTTLRPPYLKVVNAIDHQVFSASVKRNLAYDNHVLCVGRIEGLKNQLNLIKALLDTAIPLVIIGKPALNQQAYYNECRRLGATASNIQFIEHIDHTKLASIYKAAKVHALPSWFETTGLSSLEAAAMGCNVVITEKGDTKEYFGNMAFYCEPDDVGSIKRAVIRALEAPRNSQLQAHVLQHYTWEKTARQTLRAYEHVLNSANIRTGQEITVTY from the coding sequence ATGGCAATTCTGATGATCGCCCGATCCACCCTTTACAAATCTCCGGGTGGAGATACGACCCAGATTGAGATGACAGCGAAGTATCTGAGGCTTTTGGGTGTAGAAGTTGCCATTGCTTTAGCCGATGAGACGATAGATTACACCAAGTACAGGTTAATACACTTTTTCAACCTGATCAGACCAGATGATATTTTACCCCATTTAAGCAGTGGCTTGCCATTTGTCATTTCTACAATCTTTGTCGATTATTCGGAATTCGATAAACAGGCAAGGAAAGGGCTATCGGGATTGCTTTTCCGACTTTTATCCAAAGGGCAAATTGAATATCTGAAAGCTGTTGCCAGGTATTTTGTTAAGGGAGATAAGATTAAATCCTTATACTTTTTACTGCATGGACAAAATAAATCTATTGAGTACATTCTTAGGCGCTCCGAATTACTTCTGCCCAATTCCCATAGCGAGTACAGGCGCTTAAGTAATTGTACTACTCTGAGGCCTCCCTATCTAAAAGTAGTCAATGCAATAGATCATCAGGTTTTCAGCGCTTCAGTTAAAAGAAATTTAGCTTATGATAACCATGTCCTATGTGTCGGCAGAATTGAGGGTTTGAAGAATCAGTTGAATTTGATAAAGGCCCTGCTAGATACTGCTATCCCACTTGTAATAATTGGGAAGCCTGCTTTAAATCAGCAAGCCTACTATAATGAATGCAGAAGATTGGGGGCCACAGCATCTAACATCCAATTCATTGAACATATTGATCATACAAAACTGGCAAGTATCTACAAGGCCGCAAAGGTTCATGCGTTACCCAGTTGGTTCGAAACGACCGGCTTAAGCTCCCTGGAAGCTGCTGCAATGGGATGCAATGTCGTGATCACAGAAAAGGGCGACACCAAAGAATATTTTGGGAACATGGCATTCTACTGCGAACCCGACGATGTAGGATCTATAAAAAGGGCTGTTATAAGGGCGTTAGAAGCACCTCGTAACAGTCAATTACAGGCACACGTTCTGCAGCATTATACCTGGGAGAAAACAGCCAGACAAACCCTGCGTGCCTATGAGCATGTATTGAATAGTGCTAACATTCGAACCGGTCAGGAAATCACAGTTACTTATTAG
- a CDS encoding oligosaccharide flippase family protein, which produces MPVGKRPIFLEVKHKDEHEINGLAGDSTTKDLKLSSVKATGLVLGFIMQLVFTRVIGVREYGLYVLFLTWTNFFSILLFLGYDRLIIKELSYLYLQKKQNTFKATLDKLMHMVALNSVIFLLFAFLVPHQVLTSSFFSKEISRTTWLLVATGTVLSTAFTLFGKVQIATQRAELSSIRSEIVYKVICFCTVLLLYFNVRSIVGDNIIIAGVVVAYFFSLLLYVFIIDWKKIKQYLAIKKENIIISRENYTFFFTSLNYYIVLQLDKIILSKYVSLETLGVYGLVSTLVILISFSTVVYNRFLPKISNYIFLGRISELEKEFKITTRNSLLIALPFIMFLIIFTEDILLFFGKEFTSGTPILRVLIWGQLLQFLTGPNGSLLVIGKFAKVDLINSILFVVLAIVLNFIGFRYYGVLGVAAASSLSLALINLIKVIEVKYYYNIFPYELENLVLIVLAFMAFYAVSLLPITIDNLLLRLLTKFTLSFALAAIPIAFFFFLKYGDKPRLKGLLG; this is translated from the coding sequence ATGCCTGTAGGAAAACGCCCTATTTTTCTTGAAGTGAAACATAAAGATGAGCATGAAATTAACGGTCTAGCTGGTGACAGTACGACAAAGGACCTAAAACTTTCCTCGGTTAAGGCTACAGGACTTGTCTTAGGTTTTATCATGCAGCTAGTATTTACAAGAGTTATCGGGGTGAGGGAGTACGGTCTTTATGTCCTTTTCCTCACATGGACTAACTTCTTTTCTATACTTTTATTCCTGGGATATGACAGACTGATCATTAAAGAACTGAGCTATTTGTATCTTCAGAAGAAACAAAACACTTTCAAAGCAACACTCGACAAATTAATGCACATGGTTGCATTGAATAGCGTTATTTTTCTTTTGTTTGCTTTTTTAGTGCCGCACCAAGTATTAACGTCTAGTTTTTTTTCGAAAGAAATATCCAGAACTACCTGGCTTCTGGTTGCGACAGGAACCGTTTTATCCACTGCTTTCACCCTGTTTGGAAAAGTACAGATTGCAACCCAAAGAGCCGAGTTAAGTTCTATAAGATCAGAAATTGTATACAAAGTCATCTGCTTCTGCACCGTCTTACTTCTTTACTTCAATGTAAGAAGTATTGTAGGAGATAATATCATTATCGCTGGTGTAGTAGTTGCTTATTTCTTCTCTTTACTGCTGTATGTCTTCATCATAGACTGGAAAAAAATAAAACAGTATTTAGCCATTAAGAAAGAAAACATTATAATTAGCAGAGAAAACTATACCTTCTTTTTCACTAGTCTGAACTACTACATCGTACTTCAGCTAGACAAAATAATCCTTAGTAAATATGTTTCTTTAGAGACGTTAGGGGTTTATGGACTTGTTTCAACCTTGGTTATTCTTATATCTTTTTCGACAGTAGTTTATAACCGGTTCCTTCCAAAAATTTCAAATTATATCTTTTTAGGTAGGATTAGCGAATTGGAAAAAGAATTTAAAATTACTACCAGAAACTCCTTGTTGATCGCCCTCCCCTTCATTATGTTCCTCATCATTTTCACCGAGGATATTCTATTATTTTTTGGTAAAGAGTTTACCTCTGGCACACCTATTTTAAGGGTGCTGATATGGGGGCAATTGTTGCAGTTTCTGACAGGACCTAACGGGAGCCTACTTGTTATTGGCAAATTTGCGAAGGTGGATTTAATAAACTCCATATTATTCGTCGTGTTAGCTATTGTATTAAACTTTATAGGCTTTAGATATTATGGAGTGCTCGGTGTTGCCGCAGCGTCTAGTCTTAGTCTGGCTTTGATCAACCTAATAAAGGTGATCGAAGTAAAATATTACTATAACATCTTCCCATACGAGCTTGAAAATTTGGTACTGATCGTACTTGCCTTTATGGCCTTTTATGCGGTAAGCCTGCTGCCAATTACAATTGATAATTTATTGCTGAGGCTATTAACAAAGTTTACCCTAAGTTTTGCTTTAGCAGCTATACCGATAGCATTTTTCTTCTTCTTAAAGTATGGGGATAAACCGAGACTAAAAGGGCTTCTGGGTTAA
- a CDS encoding glycoside hydrolase family 99-like domain-containing protein, translating to MYKLSFLLLVIIIVLLSFQNHKTATEQPVALGAYYFNGWRPDSTHITQYLVDSFPEREPIWGWVTNTQEIMDAQINEAANAGLTFFSFCWYYNKRKPLEESNPIIKVYLNSPNRERLKYCLMVANHPHNEIGPNDWNKVTTEWIKLFKGDSYMTVDGKPLLIFFEVSSLIERFNSAEHVKEAFDLLRKKAQKEGLKGVVIAVCASPSTKGIAKAEACGFDIITAYNYPSVGFNEGESRQTPIDSLIVSEKRIWDRVAQLSKLPYVPASTLNWDARPWADSAEYHTKRYYTGFSSNSVYKSTKSLTAWIKENKEQTTKDPIGLLYAWNEYGEGAWLTPSKNSEDNLLDGVKKALTE from the coding sequence ATGTATAAATTGTCATTTCTTTTACTGGTTATCATAATTGTACTATTGTCATTTCAGAACCATAAAACGGCTACTGAGCAACCTGTCGCCTTAGGAGCCTATTATTTTAATGGTTGGAGGCCCGACAGTACCCATATAACCCAATACCTTGTTGATTCTTTTCCTGAAAGAGAGCCTATTTGGGGATGGGTTACTAACACTCAGGAAATTATGGATGCACAAATAAACGAAGCAGCCAATGCAGGTTTGACCTTTTTTAGTTTTTGCTGGTATTACAACAAGCGAAAGCCACTGGAAGAATCCAACCCCATTATTAAAGTATACCTGAACTCACCAAACCGCGAGCGCTTAAAGTATTGCCTGATGGTTGCTAACCATCCTCATAATGAAATAGGGCCCAACGATTGGAACAAAGTGACCACAGAATGGATAAAGCTTTTCAAGGGTGATTCGTACATGACTGTAGATGGAAAGCCCCTGCTAATTTTCTTCGAGGTTAGCTCTCTAATCGAAAGGTTTAATAGTGCTGAACATGTAAAGGAAGCTTTTGACTTGCTGCGAAAGAAAGCTCAGAAAGAGGGTCTAAAAGGAGTTGTAATAGCTGTGTGCGCTTCTCCTTCTACAAAAGGCATCGCTAAGGCTGAAGCCTGTGGCTTTGATATCATAACTGCTTACAATTATCCCAGTGTTGGTTTCAATGAAGGAGAAAGCCGCCAGACTCCGATTGATAGTTTAATTGTATCAGAAAAGAGAATTTGGGACAGAGTTGCTCAATTGAGTAAACTTCCTTATGTACCTGCCTCAACGCTTAACTGGGATGCCCGCCCATGGGCTGACTCTGCTGAATATCACACCAAGCGTTATTACACAGGTTTTTCATCTAACTCTGTCTACAAGTCAACTAAATCATTGACAGCATGGATAAAAGAGAATAAAGAACAAACAACAAAAGATCCGATAGGCTTGCTTTATGCATGGAATGAATATGGAGAAGGTGCTTGGTTAACACCTTCTAAAAATTCAGAAGATAATTTGTTGGATGGGGTTAAAAAAGCGCTGACGGAGTAA